A portion of the Carcharodon carcharias isolate sCarCar2 chromosome 18, sCarCar2.pri, whole genome shotgun sequence genome contains these proteins:
- the fundc1 gene encoding FUN14 domain-containing protein 1 isoform X5, whose amino-acid sequence MVPEPVILTPYRMCFRVRSWSYSSINIKTSCSMAERGGQNCDDDDSYEVVDLLEYSGRHEWWGRIFGQNSGPVAEKYSVATQLMMGGVTGWCAGFVFQKIGKLAATAIGGGFLLMQVANHSGYIKVDWKRVEKDVNKAKRQLRKKANKAAPEINTFIEEAHLGKCQQSPRPRASNQAPKMPLSRNLKAPSLKTRHRAHLHPPQAQRHTPRWDLALEKPRNQSVS is encoded by the exons ATGGTGCCGGAGCCCGTCATTCTGACCCCATACAGGATGTGTTTCCGGGTGAGGAGCTGGAGTTATTCATCTATCAACATTAAAACCAGCTGCAGTATGGCGGAGCGTGGAG GTCAAAACTGTGATGATGATGATTCCTATGAGGTCGTAGATCTGTTGGAATATTCAGGGCGACATGAGTGGTGGGGCCGTATTTTTGGACAGAATTCTGGACCAGTTGCAGAGAAATATTCTGTAGCTACTCAATTAATGATGGGTGGTGTAACTGGCTG GTGTGCAGGTTTTGTATTTCAAAAGATTGGCAAGCTGGCAGCTACAGCCATTGGTGGTGGGTTCCTTTTGATGCAG GTTGCAAATCACAGTGGCTATATTAAAGTGGATTGGAAAAGAGTTGAAAAAGATGTAAATAAAGCCAAACGACAGTTGAGAAAGAAAGCAAATAAAGCTGCTCCTGAAATCAACACCTTCATTGAAGAG gcacatctgggaaaatgccaacagagtccacgacccagggcctccaatcaagccccgaaaaTGCCTCTGAgcaggaatctgaaggcaccttcgttgaagacccgtcacagagctcacctacaccctccacaagcgcagagacacacacctcggtgggacctagctttagagaagcctcggaatcagtctg
- the fundc1 gene encoding FUN14 domain-containing protein 1 isoform X2 — protein MVSSINHQEAPELDFGVKEASVWKSQNCDDDDSYEVVDLLEYSGRHEWWGRIFGQNSGPVAEKYSVATQLMMGGVTGWCAGFVFQKIGKLAATAIGGGFLLMQVANHSGYIKVDWKRVEKDVNKAKRQLRKKANKAAPEINTFIEEAHLGKCQQSPRPRASNQAPKMPLSRNLKAPSLKTRHRAHLHPPQAQRHTPRWDLALEKPRNQSVS, from the exons ATGGTAAGCTCAATAAACCATCAGGAAGCCCCAGAACTTGATTTTGGAGTAAAGGAAGCCAGTGTTTGGAAAA GTCAAAACTGTGATGATGATGATTCCTATGAGGTCGTAGATCTGTTGGAATATTCAGGGCGACATGAGTGGTGGGGCCGTATTTTTGGACAGAATTCTGGACCAGTTGCAGAGAAATATTCTGTAGCTACTCAATTAATGATGGGTGGTGTAACTGGCTG GTGTGCAGGTTTTGTATTTCAAAAGATTGGCAAGCTGGCAGCTACAGCCATTGGTGGTGGGTTCCTTTTGATGCAG GTTGCAAATCACAGTGGCTATATTAAAGTGGATTGGAAAAGAGTTGAAAAAGATGTAAATAAAGCCAAACGACAGTTGAGAAAGAAAGCAAATAAAGCTGCTCCTGAAATCAACACCTTCATTGAAGAG gcacatctgggaaaatgccaacagagtccacgacccagggcctccaatcaagccccgaaaaTGCCTCTGAgcaggaatctgaaggcaccttcgttgaagacccgtcacagagctcacctacaccctccacaagcgcagagacacacacctcggtgggacctagctttagagaagcctcggaatcagtctg
- the fundc1 gene encoding FUN14 domain-containing protein 1 isoform X1: MCGKFRSVDAARNQSMVSSINHQEAPELDFGVKEASVWKSQNCDDDDSYEVVDLLEYSGRHEWWGRIFGQNSGPVAEKYSVATQLMMGGVTGWCAGFVFQKIGKLAATAIGGGFLLMQVANHSGYIKVDWKRVEKDVNKAKRQLRKKANKAAPEINTFIEEAHLGKCQQSPRPRASNQAPKMPLSRNLKAPSLKTRHRAHLHPPQAQRHTPRWDLALEKPRNQSVS, encoded by the exons ATGTGTGGGAAGTTTAG ATCAGTTGATGCAGCTCGGAACCAAAGCATGGTAAGCTCAATAAACCATCAGGAAGCCCCAGAACTTGATTTTGGAGTAAAGGAAGCCAGTGTTTGGAAAA GTCAAAACTGTGATGATGATGATTCCTATGAGGTCGTAGATCTGTTGGAATATTCAGGGCGACATGAGTGGTGGGGCCGTATTTTTGGACAGAATTCTGGACCAGTTGCAGAGAAATATTCTGTAGCTACTCAATTAATGATGGGTGGTGTAACTGGCTG GTGTGCAGGTTTTGTATTTCAAAAGATTGGCAAGCTGGCAGCTACAGCCATTGGTGGTGGGTTCCTTTTGATGCAG GTTGCAAATCACAGTGGCTATATTAAAGTGGATTGGAAAAGAGTTGAAAAAGATGTAAATAAAGCCAAACGACAGTTGAGAAAGAAAGCAAATAAAGCTGCTCCTGAAATCAACACCTTCATTGAAGAG gcacatctgggaaaatgccaacagagtccacgacccagggcctccaatcaagccccgaaaaTGCCTCTGAgcaggaatctgaaggcaccttcgttgaagacccgtcacagagctcacctacaccctccacaagcgcagagacacacacctcggtgggacctagctttagagaagcctcggaatcagtctg